A window from Tenacibaculum singaporense encodes these proteins:
- the nadB gene encoding L-aspartate oxidase has translation MIITDYLVIGSGVAGLTFAVKMGEKFPNKTVTIITKGDEDESNTKYAQGGVAVVLNKEEDSFQKHIQDTLIAGDGLCDEAVVEMVVNEGPKRFNELITWGANFDTNTAGKFDLGKEGGHSEYRVVHHKDITGYEIERALLQRIHQLKNTKLLPHHFSIDLITEPQVTSIEKKQTRCYGAYVLNEKSGTILTIKADNTILASGGIGKVYGHTTNPIIATGDGIAMAYRAKALIKDMEFVQFHPTVLYNKEGGSSFLISEAVRGFGAYLRDKKGHRFMLDYDTRAELASRDIVSQSIDKELKKSGDSCVFLDCTHLDIIAFQKHFPTIYEKCKSLSIDVAKDWIPVVPASHYLCGGIVVDKYGKTTIQNLFCCGETSRTGLHGANRLASNSLLEALVYAHNIFKFLSENNSPYLPVDIPEWNDEGVLINKETEVIDNCLKELQTLMRDYAGIVRSNSRLMIAKNKLEILYTKVEKLYKESKVTTALCELRNMINVAYLIINQSIERKENRGGFFNVDNTTNQVCKLV, from the coding sequence AGATGAAGATGAATCAAACACCAAGTATGCACAAGGAGGTGTTGCAGTTGTTTTAAATAAAGAAGAAGATTCTTTTCAAAAACATATTCAAGATACATTAATAGCTGGTGATGGTTTGTGTGATGAAGCAGTTGTTGAAATGGTTGTTAATGAAGGTCCAAAACGGTTTAATGAATTGATTACTTGGGGAGCTAATTTTGATACAAATACAGCAGGAAAATTTGATTTAGGTAAAGAAGGAGGTCATTCAGAATATCGTGTGGTGCACCATAAAGATATTACAGGATATGAAATAGAAAGAGCTTTGTTACAACGCATCCATCAATTAAAAAATACAAAACTCTTGCCGCATCATTTTTCTATTGATTTGATTACTGAACCCCAGGTAACGTCAATAGAAAAGAAACAAACAAGATGCTATGGTGCTTATGTGCTAAATGAGAAATCAGGAACAATTCTTACAATTAAAGCGGATAATACGATACTAGCTTCTGGGGGAATAGGGAAAGTGTACGGACATACCACAAACCCTATAATTGCCACTGGAGATGGTATAGCAATGGCGTACAGAGCCAAAGCACTAATAAAAGATATGGAGTTTGTTCAATTTCATCCAACTGTATTGTATAACAAAGAAGGAGGTTCATCTTTTTTAATATCCGAAGCAGTTAGAGGTTTTGGGGCTTATTTAAGAGATAAAAAGGGACATCGCTTTATGCTAGACTATGATACTAGAGCAGAATTGGCATCAAGAGATATTGTTTCTCAATCTATAGACAAAGAACTAAAGAAATCAGGAGACTCTTGTGTGTTTTTAGATTGTACACATCTAGATATAATAGCTTTTCAAAAGCATTTTCCAACTATTTATGAAAAATGCAAGAGTTTAAGTATTGATGTCGCAAAAGACTGGATACCAGTAGTACCTGCTTCACATTATTTATGTGGAGGTATTGTGGTTGATAAATATGGAAAAACAACTATTCAAAATTTATTTTGCTGTGGTGAAACCTCAAGAACAGGGTTACATGGAGCTAATAGGTTAGCTTCTAATTCTTTGTTAGAAGCATTGGTGTATGCTCATAATATTTTTAAATTTTTATCAGAAAATAATTCACCTTACTTACCTGTTGACATACCTGAATGGAATGATGAGGGAGTGCTGATAAATAAAGAGACTGAAGTAATTGATAACTGCTTAAAAGAGTTACAAACTTTAATGCGAGATTACGCAGGAATTGTTAGAAGTAATTCACGGCTAATGATAGCAAAAAACAAACTTGAAATACTTTATACTAAAGTAGAAAAGTTATATAAAGAATCTAAAGTAACGACTGCTTTATGTGAGCTAAGAAATATGATTAATGTAGCATATTTAATCATTAACCAATCCATAGAAAGAAAGGAGAATAGAGGTGGTTTTTTTAATGTTGATAATACTACTAATCAGGTTTGTAAATTAGTCTAA